Below is a window of Fimbriimonadaceae bacterium DNA.
GCAGCAGGAGGTCCTCCAACTCGTTTACCGCCCCAAAGATGAAGCCCAGGACTCAGAAGCATTTGCAGTGGCTCTATCGGGCAACAGAGGGCATGAAATCGCTCGGGGCACCACAACCATCGGCCCCCACCGAGATGACTTCGAAATCCTTATCGGGGGTCGTGAGGGCAGGTTGTTTGGCAGCCAAGGGCAACAAAGGACAGCTGTCATCGCGCTCAAGCTTGGAACGCTGCTCCACACTCAAAGTGAGCTCGGATTCACACCGATTTTACTCCTCGACGACGTTCTGAGCGACCTTGATGCAGGGAGAAGATCACGCCTTGTCGAATGGGTACTGGAGCATGCTGGACAGACGGTGTTGACTTGCACTGAAGCAGAAGCCGCAGGGGAGTCGATTCTGAGCCGAACGAGGATTTTTGATGTGGTCGACGGCACGGTAAACCCAAGATGAGAAGAATCAAGCACGTTTTGAACGAGAGCTTCATGCAAGAGGAGGTTGTGCGTACCGCCCGTGCCCAAACATGCCTCCGTAGGTGGGTGGAGGTTGTCGGTGAGGGGTTGGCGAAGCGCTCTTGGCCGGATCGCTATGATCGCGGAACCGTTTGGGTGGCTGTCGAAGGATCGAGTTGGGCGCAAGAATTGCGTATGTTGAAGAGCCAAATCCTGGAGAAATTGACGGCGATGTCCGGCGAGAGAGGTCTGTTCAAGGACGTGCGCTTTGGAGTTCGAAAACTGTATCAGCATGAGGCCCTCGCCCCCGAGGAAGCGCCCTCCCCACCCTCGGAGGACGACCGCGAAGGCCTGAGCATTCGAGAGATTTATGAACGCAGGGTCGCCCGTATGGAGGCAGCCCCGGAGAAGCCCCTTGAGGGACCAGATTGAGCATAGGCCCGCCTTCGTGGGGGCTATGGCGCTTGTCGTGGGATTGGCTACCGCTCACTGGCTGCCCGCTGCCGCCTTCCTTCTCGCAATCCTTGTCTTGTTAAAGACCCTGCAAAGACGTGCGATAGCCGTCACGTTCTTTGCTCTAGGCGTTTTCTTGTGGCCGGGATTGCCAAGCCCATCTTCTGAGGCCAAGAGGGAGGTTGACGAAATCTTTACGGTAACGTCTATGCCACGCGCCATAAAAGATGGACTTATTGCCGAAATCATTAATGATACGGGACAGTATCGTATCGTATTAAAACAAGGCAAAATCTCCCTTGGTGACAATATTCGTGTCAAGGGTGTGATGAAAGGCGTCTCTGAGGTCCAGGAGCCTTATTTCCGCGCAAAGGGCTTGCAGGGTTCTATAACAGTAAACGAAGCAAAAGATATACAAATCGTTCATGAAGGGCCGCTCATCTTTCGTCTTGGACTTGCATGGCGAGAGTCGTTCTTAAGATTTTCGGAACAGTCATTACCGGCAGGAGTGTCCGATATGGCTGATGCCCT
It encodes the following:
- a CDS encoding DUF721 domain-containing protein, yielding MRRIKHVLNESFMQEEVVRTARAQTCLRRWVEVVGEGLAKRSWPDRYDRGTVWVAVEGSSWAQELRMLKSQILEKLTAMSGERGLFKDVRFGVRKLYQHEALAPEEAPSPPSEDDREGLSIREIYERRVARMEAAPEKPLEGPD